The Saprospiraceae bacterium genome includes a window with the following:
- the can gene encoding carbonate dehydratase, with translation MSEFYRKLVQNNKDWVASKLAENPEYFKDMTNGQSPPVFWIGCSDSRVPANEITGTNAGDMFVHRNIANMVIHTDMNLLSVLDYAVNVLKVSHIIVCGHYGCGGIKTAMSNSQVGIIDNWVRHIKDVYRFHESELDAITDETQRFNRFVELNVFEQVFDLAKTSIVQNAWNKGQYLWIHGWVYSLETGLVKDLDITFKDNSSLGIVHRLNI, from the coding sequence ATGTCAGAATTTTACCGAAAATTAGTCCAGAATAATAAGGATTGGGTAGCATCAAAATTAGCTGAAAACCCGGAATACTTTAAAGATATGACTAATGGACAAAGTCCTCCGGTATTCTGGATCGGATGTTCTGACAGTCGGGTACCTGCTAATGAAATTACCGGTACAAATGCTGGAGATATGTTCGTACATCGAAATATAGCAAATATGGTGATTCACACAGATATGAATTTGCTCAGTGTTTTGGATTATGCTGTAAATGTGCTGAAAGTGTCACACATCATAGTATGTGGTCATTATGGATGCGGAGGGATAAAAACAGCAATGAGTAATTCGCAGGTTGGCATCATTGACAATTGGGTAAGGCATATCAAAGATGTATACAGATTTCATGAATCAGAACTCGATGCCATCACAGATGAAACACAACGCTTCAACAGATTTGTGGAATTAAATGTCTTTGAACAGGTATTTGATCTGGCTAAGACATCTATAGTTCAAAATGCGTGGAACAAAGGGCAATATTTGTGGATACATGGCTGGGTTTATTCATTGGAAACCGGCTTGGTAAAGGATCTGGACATTACATTTAAAGATAATTCAAGTCTTGGGATTGTCCACCGATTGAATATTTAG
- a CDS encoding transketolase: protein MAEQIEHPIEINTENTNGQFKNNVIQDYWICLVSRETSIAGRKEVLTGKAKFGILGDGKEVPQVAMARAFQKGDWRSGYYRDQTFMMALGLSSVEDFFYQLYADTENDPFSAGRQMNSHYATSLIDEDGEWSNHLENYNVSSDISCTAGQMARSLGIAMASKKYRKIDIKGCEKFSDNGNEVSFVTIGDSSTSEGVFWETINASAIMKVPLLVAVWDDGYGISVPVEMQTVKGSISKALEGFLIDEKGNGIHIYTVKGWNYPELCAVFEKVTQKVRDEHIPAVIHVTELTQPQGHSTSGSHERYKSAKRLEWERDNDCIKRMGEWMVETEIMTEDELAELHEKAKEYVRLAKEKAWKTYTSGIKTHLTRLKSIYETIDIAHKTEAINHLEQEINNTVNPVFSEVVHNARKLEIQLKRFKSKNHSEISSFISELKNIGSARYHTHLYSETKYAAVNVPAVKAKYSDQSPVMNGYQILNHYFDQVLETNPNVLAFGEDVGQIGDVNQGFAGLQLKYGNERVYDTGIREWTIVGQALGSAMRGLRPIAEIQYLDYMAYAFSPLSDDLATLRYRSNGIQRSPTIIRSRGHRLEGIWHAGSPMGMIINSMQGIYLCVPRNMVQAAGFYNTLLKSDDPGIVIECLNGYRLKEKLPDNILDFTTPLGVPEILEAGTDVTLVTYGSCIREALKGIELLKPFGISVELIDVQTLMPFDLEGIIVESLKKTSRIVFMDEDVPGGATAYMMRAVLESQNGYQYLDAKPVTLSAAAHRTPFGSDGDYFTKPTGEDVFDTIYNMMKESRPSDFN from the coding sequence ATGGCAGAACAAATAGAACATCCTATCGAAATTAACACAGAAAACACTAACGGTCAATTCAAAAACAATGTCATTCAGGATTATTGGATCTGTCTGGTGAGTCGTGAGACGTCCATTGCAGGTAGAAAAGAAGTATTGACCGGTAAAGCAAAATTTGGCATACTCGGTGACGGTAAAGAAGTACCCCAGGTAGCCATGGCCAGAGCGTTTCAGAAAGGCGACTGGCGTTCAGGATATTACAGAGACCAGACTTTTATGATGGCTCTTGGATTATCATCTGTCGAAGACTTTTTTTATCAGTTATATGCAGATACCGAAAATGATCCTTTTTCTGCCGGAAGACAAATGAACAGCCACTATGCCACCAGCCTGATTGATGAAGACGGCGAATGGTCAAATCATTTAGAAAACTATAACGTATCTTCAGATATATCCTGTACGGCCGGTCAGATGGCCAGATCTCTCGGTATAGCAATGGCATCGAAAAAATACCGCAAAATAGATATAAAGGGCTGTGAAAAATTTTCTGATAACGGAAATGAAGTCAGTTTCGTGACCATTGGTGACAGTTCGACTTCAGAAGGTGTCTTTTGGGAAACTATCAATGCTTCCGCTATCATGAAAGTGCCATTATTAGTTGCAGTCTGGGACGATGGATATGGCATCAGTGTGCCGGTAGAAATGCAGACAGTAAAAGGTTCCATTTCTAAAGCTTTGGAAGGATTTCTGATAGATGAAAAAGGAAATGGTATCCATATTTACACCGTAAAAGGATGGAACTATCCGGAACTATGTGCAGTTTTTGAGAAAGTCACTCAAAAAGTTCGGGACGAACACATTCCCGCAGTTATTCATGTGACCGAACTCACACAACCTCAGGGACACTCTACCAGTGGTTCACATGAGAGATACAAATCAGCCAAAAGACTGGAATGGGAAAGAGATAATGATTGTATCAAAAGAATGGGAGAATGGATGGTGGAGACAGAAATTATGACAGAAGATGAATTGGCAGAACTGCACGAAAAAGCCAAAGAGTATGTCAGATTAGCCAAAGAAAAAGCTTGGAAAACTTATACTTCAGGTATTAAAACGCATCTGACAAGATTAAAATCAATATATGAAACGATTGATATTGCCCATAAAACGGAAGCCATCAATCATCTGGAGCAGGAGATTAACAATACTGTAAATCCTGTTTTTTCTGAAGTGGTGCATAATGCCAGAAAACTGGAAATTCAATTAAAAAGGTTTAAGTCAAAAAATCACAGTGAAATCAGTAGTTTTATTTCTGAACTGAAAAATATTGGATCAGCAAGATATCATACGCATCTGTACAGTGAAACAAAATATGCTGCTGTCAATGTTCCGGCAGTAAAAGCAAAATACAGCGATCAATCACCTGTGATGAACGGATATCAGATATTGAATCACTATTTTGATCAGGTTCTCGAGACCAACCCGAATGTTTTGGCTTTCGGTGAAGATGTCGGACAAATCGGAGACGTAAATCAGGGATTTGCGGGTCTTCAATTAAAATATGGCAATGAAAGGGTGTATGATACTGGTATCAGAGAGTGGACCATCGTAGGTCAGGCTTTGGGAAGTGCGATGAGAGGTTTGAGACCAATTGCAGAAATTCAGTATCTGGACTATATGGCGTATGCTTTTTCACCATTATCAGATGATCTGGCAACCTTGCGCTACCGATCCAATGGCATACAAAGATCACCGACCATTATCAGAAGCAGGGGCCACAGACTGGAAGGAATCTGGCACGCAGGTTCTCCGATGGGAATGATTATTAATTCCATGCAGGGTATTTATTTATGCGTACCCAGAAATATGGTACAGGCTGCCGGATTTTACAATACACTTTTGAAATCGGATGATCCAGGAATCGTCATTGAGTGCCTGAATGGATACAGACTAAAAGAGAAACTTCCCGACAATATTCTCGATTTTACAACACCTTTGGGTGTTCCGGAAATATTGGAAGCTGGTACCGATGTCACACTGGTCACATATGGCTCCTGTATCCGCGAAGCATTAAAGGGGATCGAATTATTAAAACCCTTTGGTATTTCAGTGGAGTTGATAGACGTTCAGACTTTAATGCCTTTCGACCTGGAAGGTATCATCGTTGAATCTTTAAAGAAAACCAGCAGGATCGTTTTTATGGATGAAGATGTACCGGGCGGAGCTACTGCATACATGATGAGGGCTGTACTTGAATCACAGAATGGTTATCAATACTTGGATGCGAAGCCGGTTACACTTTCTGCTGCTGCTCACCGCACACCATTTGGATCCGATGGTGATTACTTTACAAAACCGACCGGAGAAGATGTTTTTGATACAATTTACAACATGATGAAAGAAAGCAGACCATCTGATTTTAATTAA
- a CDS encoding polyprenol monophosphomannose synthase codes for MYSCLVIIPTYNEVENIFSIVTATLDQGSEFHVLIVDDNSPDGTSEVVQDMQKTNDKIHLLVRKGKLGLGTAYIEGFRYGLEHNFDYIFEMDADFSHNPNDLKRLLKPVLEGGFDVAIGSRYVQGGDISNWPNDRKILSFSASVYVRMVTWMPVKDPTAGFICYKREVLQAMDLNKISFIGYAFQIEMKFYAWKKGFRLVEIPIVFSDREKGKSKMHSNIITEAIKGVLSIRLNALKGYYS; via the coding sequence TTGTACAGTTGCCTGGTTATTATTCCGACATATAATGAAGTAGAAAATATTTTTTCTATTGTGACTGCTACATTGGATCAGGGATCCGAATTCCATGTATTAATTGTAGATGATAATTCACCGGACGGGACATCCGAAGTGGTGCAGGACATGCAAAAAACAAATGACAAAATACATCTTCTTGTCAGAAAGGGTAAACTGGGATTAGGTACCGCATATATTGAAGGATTCAGATATGGACTTGAACACAATTTTGATTATATTTTTGAGATGGATGCTGATTTCAGTCATAATCCCAATGACCTTAAAAGGCTTTTAAAACCAGTCTTAGAGGGTGGTTTTGATGTAGCCATCGGTAGCAGGTATGTACAAGGCGGAGATATATCCAATTGGCCCAATGACAGAAAAATATTATCATTCAGTGCATCAGTTTATGTCCGGATGGTCACCTGGATGCCGGTAAAAGATCCGACAGCCGGATTTATTTGCTATAAAAGGGAAGTTCTGCAAGCCATGGATCTCAATAAAATCTCTTTTATCGGCTATGCATTTCAGATTGAAATGAAATTTTATGCTTGGAAAAAGGGTTTTAGATTAGTTGAAATTCCTATCGTTTTTTCAGACAGAGAAAAAGGTAAGTCCAAAATGCATTCAAACATCATCACAGAAGCCATCAAAGGAGTGCTATCTATTCGTCTGAATGCTTTAAAAGGCTATTATTCATGA
- the yajC gene encoding preprotein translocase subunit YajC produces MNTAIIFILQGSSGGALSFVFPALLLAFFYFFFIRPQTKKQKEQSNFQTGLEKGDEVVTASGIIGQVNKIEDDAVTLQINDKTFIRVVPGAISKEMTDQYNKVKK; encoded by the coding sequence ATGAATACAGCGATCATATTTATTTTACAAGGCTCTTCAGGAGGTGCTCTTAGTTTTGTTTTCCCGGCCCTGTTGCTTGCCTTCTTTTATTTCTTTTTTATCAGACCACAAACAAAAAAACAAAAGGAACAAAGTAATTTTCAGACCGGACTGGAAAAAGGAGATGAAGTGGTCACCGCAAGCGGTATCATAGGTCAGGTGAATAAAATCGAAGATGATGCCGTCACATTACAGATAAATGACAAAACATTTATCAGAGTAGTACCGGGAGCTATATCTAAAGAAATGACGGATCAGTACAACAAGGTAAAGAAGTAA
- a CDS encoding GntR family transcriptional regulator, with product MAELGKYNDLEIVRKVDFGFYLNAGDLGEILMPKRYITPDMNIGDTVRVFVYLDGEERPVATTDEVLGQVGEFAYLKVKKVENIGAFLEWGVLKDILVPFSEQKITMVEGRSYLVYIYLDKITERVTATMKLEKFLDKSTPEYEPSEEVDLLIWTPTDIGYKAIINQKHLGVLYKNEVFTKLQTGQKIKGYIRKIREDNKIDLVLDKPGYGKMDAVSSAVLEKVRKSGGFMPFHDKSSPEAVYNHFGISKKVFKQALGNLYKAKLIEMTDAGIRISDTSKTDE from the coding sequence GTGGCAGAATTAGGAAAATACAATGATCTCGAAATAGTCCGTAAAGTCGATTTTGGGTTTTATCTGAATGCAGGTGATCTGGGTGAAATACTTATGCCAAAAAGGTACATCACACCTGACATGAACATAGGGGATACCGTTAGGGTATTTGTATATCTGGATGGTGAAGAACGTCCGGTAGCCACCACGGATGAAGTACTTGGGCAGGTAGGAGAATTTGCTTACCTGAAGGTAAAGAAAGTTGAAAATATCGGAGCATTTTTAGAATGGGGTGTTCTTAAAGACATACTTGTGCCATTCAGCGAACAAAAAATAACCATGGTCGAAGGACGGTCATACCTCGTATATATCTATTTGGATAAGATTACTGAAAGGGTCACTGCCACTATGAAACTCGAAAAATTCTTAGATAAATCAACGCCGGAATATGAACCGAGTGAAGAAGTAGATCTTTTAATCTGGACACCTACAGACATTGGATATAAAGCTATAATCAATCAGAAACATTTAGGAGTTTTGTACAAAAATGAAGTATTTACCAAACTTCAGACAGGTCAGAAAATAAAAGGTTATATCCGAAAAATCAGAGAAGATAATAAGATTGATTTGGTATTAGACAAACCGGGATATGGTAAAATGGATGCAGTCTCATCAGCTGTGCTGGAGAAGGTCAGAAAATCGGGTGGATTTATGCCTTTTCATGATAAATCTTCTCCGGAGGCGGTTTATAATCATTTCGGTATCAGTAAAAAAGTTTTCAAGCAGGCTTTGGGCAATTTGTACAAAGCAAAACTAATAGAAATGACAGACGCAGGAATACGTATTTCAGATACATCCAAAACGGATGAATGA
- a CDS encoding T9SS type A sorting domain-containing protein encodes MKYLYIPFIFYLFICHSQTGSATSPVGNFAPDWTLTDLKGNIYNLHSILNSGKNVVIQFTASWCESCWEYHQSQKLQQIWEQFGPEGTDEIMVFLIEADMTTNLNCLNGKDGCVGGTLGNWVANVSYPIIELDENNGFDLPGLYNVIGYPSLFALDSGLKKIVFKGHPESKNWMPMLSLHSDILVGKKTQNDKDVALINTEIADEIITEKTRTPESKTSQTSKSKKSVKKSNKVAIEVFNIFPNPAASQVNIELGLRDNAKATMSIYNSVGVPFSSTELSGSATQILDISGMENGIYYVNINNSEFSIFKKFIVLN; translated from the coding sequence ATGAAGTATTTATATATTCCCTTTATTTTTTATTTATTCATCTGTCATTCACAGACAGGCTCTGCTACTTCGCCGGTCGGCAATTTTGCTCCGGACTGGACGCTGACAGATTTAAAAGGCAATATTTACAATCTCCACTCCATTCTTAATTCCGGCAAAAATGTTGTGATACAATTTACTGCAAGTTGGTGCGAATCCTGCTGGGAATACCACCAATCACAAAAGCTTCAGCAAATATGGGAACAGTTTGGTCCGGAAGGCACTGACGAGATAATGGTTTTTCTGATTGAAGCAGACATGACCACCAATCTGAATTGCCTGAATGGCAAAGATGGTTGTGTCGGTGGTACATTAGGCAATTGGGTGGCCAATGTAAGTTACCCTATTATTGAGTTGGATGAAAATAATGGCTTTGATCTACCTGGCTTATATAATGTAATAGGATACCCTTCCCTCTTTGCCCTCGATTCAGGATTAAAAAAAATTGTTTTCAAAGGGCATCCTGAAAGTAAAAACTGGATGCCAATGCTTTCTCTTCATTCAGACATTTTAGTGGGCAAAAAGACACAAAATGATAAGGATGTTGCTCTAATAAATACTGAAATTGCTGATGAAATCATAACAGAAAAGACCCGAACTCCTGAAAGTAAAACTTCACAAACTTCGAAGTCTAAAAAATCAGTAAAAAAATCTAATAAAGTCGCTATCGAAGTATTCAATATCTTCCCTAATCCTGCAGCTTCACAGGTCAATATCGAGTTGGGATTAAGAGACAATGCAAAAGCAACTATGTCCATTTACAATAGTGTGGGTGTACCTTTCAGTTCGACAGAATTATCAGGAAGTGCAACACAGATTTTAGACATATCGGGAATGGAAAACGGCATTTATTATGTCAATATTAATAATAGTGAATTCAGTATATTCAAAAAATTTATTGTCTTGAATTAG
- the ffh gene encoding signal recognition particle protein, with amino-acid sequence MFESLSEKMEFAFKSLKGEGRLTELNIANSIKEIRRALVAADVNYKIAKEFTDKVKDKALGTENVLNAVKPGELMVKIVMDEMIELMGGQAAGINLKGNPAVILISGLQGSGKTTFTGKLAKFLKEKKSKKPLLVACDVYRPAAVDQLTVLSEQIGVAIYKEPESKDPVTIATNAILYAKSHSHDLVIIDTAGRTSVDEEMMQEIENIKNAIQPSETLFVVDAMTGQDAVNTATTFNTRINFDGVVLTKLDGDTRGGAALSIKYSVGKPIKFVSSGEKLDTLDVFYPDRMAQRILGMGDIVSFVEKAQEQFDEKEAERLEKKIKKNKFDFNDFLGQLNQIKKMGDIKSLMGMIPGMSKMTKDIDIDDKAFSKVEAIILSMTPKERQNPELLNMSRKKRLALGSGKSIHEINMFIKQFDNMRKMMHMMSKGKGMERMMQGMPNMRNR; translated from the coding sequence ATGTTTGAAAGTTTAAGTGAAAAAATGGAATTTGCCTTCAAAAGCCTCAAAGGCGAAGGAAGGCTGACAGAACTCAATATTGCCAATTCTATTAAAGAAATCAGGAGAGCATTGGTTGCTGCTGATGTAAACTATAAAATTGCCAAAGAATTTACCGATAAAGTAAAGGATAAAGCCTTAGGTACTGAAAATGTACTAAACGCTGTGAAGCCCGGTGAGTTGATGGTGAAAATCGTCATGGATGAGATGATTGAGCTGATGGGTGGTCAGGCAGCCGGAATCAATCTGAAAGGTAATCCGGCGGTTATTTTGATTTCAGGACTTCAGGGATCCGGTAAAACCACCTTCACGGGAAAACTTGCCAAATTTCTGAAAGAGAAGAAATCCAAAAAACCATTATTAGTAGCGTGTGACGTGTACAGACCCGCCGCCGTAGATCAGCTTACTGTACTAAGTGAGCAGATCGGGGTTGCCATTTATAAGGAACCTGAAAGTAAAGATCCCGTAACTATCGCCACAAATGCAATTCTCTATGCTAAAAGTCATAGTCACGATCTTGTCATTATAGATACAGCAGGTCGAACATCTGTGGATGAAGAAATGATGCAGGAGATTGAAAACATCAAAAACGCCATACAGCCTTCCGAGACATTATTTGTGGTGGATGCGATGACCGGACAGGATGCAGTCAATACTGCAACAACCTTTAATACTCGAATCAACTTTGATGGAGTTGTTCTTACCAAACTGGATGGAGATACAAGGGGTGGAGCTGCATTATCTATCAAATATTCAGTAGGCAAACCCATAAAATTTGTCAGCTCCGGTGAGAAACTGGATACACTCGATGTATTTTACCCGGACAGAATGGCACAACGGATCCTGGGCATGGGAGACATTGTTTCATTTGTAGAGAAAGCACAGGAGCAGTTTGACGAAAAAGAGGCTGAAAGATTAGAGAAAAAAATAAAGAAAAACAAATTCGATTTTAATGATTTTCTCGGACAGCTCAATCAGATTAAAAAAATGGGTGACATCAAGTCATTGATGGGAATGATACCCGGGATGAGCAAAATGACGAAAGATATAGATATAGATGACAAAGCTTTTTCTAAAGTAGAAGCGATCATTTTATCAATGACTCCGAAAGAAAGACAAAATCCGGAATTACTCAATATGAGTCGGAAAAAAAGGCTGGCACTTGGAAGTGGCAAAAGCATACATGAAATCAATATGTTCATCAAACAATTTGACAATATGCGTAAAATGATGCACATGATGAGTAAAGGTAAAGGCATGGAGCGCATGATGCAAGGTATGCCGAATATGCGTAACCGATAA
- a CDS encoding N(4)-(beta-N-acetylglucosaminyl)-L-asparaginase — protein MSDRRAFLKWTTIALPIAAALKLSSCKNGLPNKPLVVSTWDSGLEVNKVAWEILANEGKAIDAVEASARSIEDTVNCCIGLGGNPDREGKVTLDACIMDHQHNCGAVVFLEKIKHPISVARKIMDTTPHVMFAGEGALQFALESGFEQETGVLSENAEKSYKEWLKDSEYKPVINIEKTQSESFYKNSDKAAPARLKDGSFNHDTMGTIAMDMNGDLSGSCTTSGMGFKMRGRVGDSPIIGAGLFVDNEIGAATSSGQGEEVIRMCGTHTVVELMRQGYSPYEACKRAIQRLVKINPEKAKSFQVGFIAINKKGEYGAYAVQPGFNYSVTESTDIEGKVIDAESYFN, from the coding sequence ATGTCTGACCGCAGAGCCTTTTTGAAATGGACCACAATAGCCTTACCGATCGCTGCAGCTTTGAAATTAAGCAGTTGTAAAAATGGACTTCCCAATAAACCTCTTGTTGTATCCACATGGGATAGTGGTCTGGAAGTCAATAAAGTTGCCTGGGAAATTTTAGCAAACGAAGGTAAAGCCATCGACGCTGTGGAAGCCAGTGCACGCTCCATCGAAGATACTGTCAATTGCTGCATAGGATTGGGAGGCAATCCGGACAGAGAAGGAAAGGTGACATTGGATGCTTGCATTATGGACCATCAGCATAACTGCGGTGCAGTCGTTTTTCTTGAGAAAATAAAACATCCGATATCTGTAGCCCGAAAAATTATGGATACAACCCCTCATGTGATGTTTGCCGGAGAAGGAGCTCTGCAATTTGCACTGGAAAGCGGCTTTGAACAGGAAACAGGAGTGCTGTCAGAAAATGCTGAAAAAAGTTATAAAGAGTGGCTGAAAGATTCGGAATACAAGCCTGTCATCAATATTGAAAAGACACAATCGGAATCATTTTACAAAAATTCAGACAAAGCTGCACCCGCCAGATTAAAAGACGGTTCATTCAATCATGACACGATGGGTACAATAGCCATGGACATGAACGGAGACCTGTCCGGTAGTTGTACCACCAGTGGAATGGGATTTAAAATGCGTGGCAGGGTGGGGGATTCACCTATCATCGGTGCAGGGCTATTTGTGGATAATGAAATCGGTGCAGCCACTTCATCCGGTCAGGGTGAAGAAGTCATAAGGATGTGCGGAACACATACGGTAGTGGAGCTGATGCGACAGGGTTATTCGCCTTATGAAGCCTGTAAAAGAGCGATACAAAGACTCGTTAAAATTAATCCGGAAAAAGCAAAATCCTTTCAGGTAGGTTTCATCGCTATCAACAAAAAAGGTGAATACGGCGCTTATGCCGTACAGCCCGGATTTAATTATTCGGTCACTGAATCAACGGATATAGAAGGTAAAGTGATAGACGCAGAGAGCTATTTTAACTAA
- a CDS encoding DUF4065 domain-containing protein, which produces MELSQDQIGQRIAELRKMKGISQEILAKSVKISRPSLAQIELGNRGVDILELQKLSMVLGFSLDDFMSENFSANQIVENKEKTKINKSEERISVPTLQVQKFKNVLLYILEHCAGKPNVGETVLYKLLYFCDFNHYELYEEHLTGAKYRKLPYGPVPQKYDTIVKQMIAEGQIQRVQTEYHGYPQTRYLPLEKADLTELMASEKEVIDKVIEQMSDWTAAMISDYSHKDLPWKATEEGQDISYNLSFYREIPYSVRVYNEDDEN; this is translated from the coding sequence ATGGAATTGTCACAAGATCAAATTGGTCAAAGGATAGCTGAACTTCGCAAAATGAAAGGAATATCACAGGAGATTTTGGCTAAAAGCGTTAAGATTTCCCGCCCTTCATTGGCTCAGATTGAGTTAGGAAACAGAGGTGTTGATATTCTTGAACTGCAAAAATTGTCTATGGTATTAGGATTTTCTTTGGATGATTTTATGTCTGAGAATTTTTCTGCAAATCAAATAGTTGAAAACAAAGAAAAGACGAAGATTAATAAATCTGAAGAACGTATTTCTGTGCCAACACTTCAAGTCCAAAAGTTTAAAAACGTATTGTTATATATCCTTGAACACTGTGCGGGTAAGCCAAACGTAGGAGAAACGGTTCTTTATAAGTTGCTGTATTTTTGTGACTTCAACCATTATGAACTGTATGAAGAACATTTAACCGGTGCAAAATATCGTAAATTGCCATATGGTCCCGTGCCACAAAAGTATGATACCATTGTCAAACAGATGATAGCGGAAGGGCAAATACAAAGAGTGCAAACAGAATATCACGGTTATCCGCAAACCCGTTATTTGCCTTTAGAGAAAGCAGATTTAACAGAGTTGATGGCAAGCGAAAAAGAAGTCATTGACAAAGTAATTGAGCAAATGAGTGATTGGACTGCTGCCATGATTAGTGATTATTCTCATAAAGATTTGCCCTGGAAAGCCACAGAAGAAGGTCAGGACATTAGCTACAATCTGTCTTTTTACCGTGAAATTCCATATTCCGTCAGAGTGTATAACGAAGACGACGAAAACTAA
- the preA gene encoding NAD-dependent dihydropyrimidine dehydrogenase subunit PreA, with protein MADLSSNFLGIKSPNPFWLASAPPTDKKINVIRAFEAGWGGVVWKTLGSQIKNVSSRYSSVNYGGKRMMGFNNIELISDRPLEINLKEIYEVVRMYPDRAMIVSLMADNDRHSWHELIKKCEDAGAMGFELNFGCPHGMTERGMGAAVGQDPEIAKMVVEWVMEKANIPVITKLTPNVHSVVPTARASVQGGTNALSLINTIQSVTGVDLDTLVPNPYVAGKSVFGGYCGPAVKPIALKMLTTIAQDPLTSQVPISGIGGISTWKDAVEFMLLGSSTVQVCTAAMTHGFRIVEDLCEGMNNWMDEKGYRTLTDFIGKSVDKITHWEDLDINYHHIAKINQDKCIHCGLCYIACEDTSHQSILAERGHPYNTYTVKDEECVGCNLCMLVCPVEDCITMEEHRVSPEYINWKEWQSKGLPLNDH; from the coding sequence ATGGCAGATCTATCATCCAATTTCTTAGGCATAAAATCACCCAATCCTTTTTGGCTGGCGAGTGCCCCACCTACCGATAAAAAGATAAATGTAATCCGGGCATTTGAAGCCGGTTGGGGTGGTGTGGTGTGGAAAACTTTGGGTTCGCAAATAAAAAATGTATCTTCACGCTACTCTTCTGTCAACTATGGCGGAAAACGTATGATGGGCTTCAACAATATTGAACTGATCAGTGACAGACCTTTGGAAATCAATCTGAAAGAAATATACGAAGTCGTCAGAATGTATCCGGATCGTGCAATGATCGTGTCACTCATGGCCGATAACGACCGCCATTCCTGGCATGAACTTATCAAAAAATGTGAAGATGCAGGGGCAATGGGTTTTGAATTGAATTTTGGTTGCCCGCACGGCATGACAGAACGAGGAATGGGAGCCGCCGTCGGCCAGGACCCCGAAATTGCCAAAATGGTGGTTGAATGGGTCATGGAAAAAGCAAACATTCCCGTCATTACCAAACTGACTCCCAATGTTCATTCGGTCGTTCCGACTGCCAGAGCATCTGTACAGGGTGGAACCAATGCACTCAGTCTGATCAACACTATCCAAAGTGTCACAGGTGTCGATCTGGATACGCTGGTTCCCAATCCATACGTTGCAGGTAAAAGTGTTTTTGGCGGTTATTGCGGACCTGCTGTCAAACCGATAGCGCTGAAGATGTTAACAACTATAGCGCAGGATCCGCTTACTTCTCAGGTTCCGATATCGGGTATCGGTGGCATCAGCACCTGGAAAGACGCTGTGGAATTTATGCTTTTAGGAAGCTCAACGGTACAGGTATGCACTGCTGCGATGACACATGGATTTCGTATTGTAGAAGACCTTTGCGAAGGTATGAATAACTGGATGGATGAAAAAGGATATAGAACACTGACGGATTTCATCGGAAAATCCGTAGATAAGATCACACATTGGGAAGATCTGGATATCAATTATCACCATATTGCAAAAATAAATCAGGACAAATGTATTCATTGCGGCCTTTGTTATATCGCTTGCGAAGACACATCCCATCAGTCTATTCTAGCAGAACGTGGTCATCCATACAATACATACACTGTCAAAGATGAAGAATGTGTAGGTTGCAATTTGTGTATGCTGGTTTGTCCGGTCGAAGACTGTATCACCATGGAAGAACATCGCGTATCGCCGGAATACATCAACTGGAAAGAGTGGCAATCCAAAGGCTTGCCTTTGAATGATCATTGA